The following are encoded in a window of Peromyscus leucopus breed LL Stock chromosome X, UCI_PerLeu_2.1, whole genome shotgun sequence genomic DNA:
- the Cdx4 gene encoding homeobox protein CDX-4: MYGSCLLEKEAAMYPGTLRSPGGGSTTGVGTSGSSGSPLPASNFTTAPAYPHYMGYPHMPNMDPHEPSLGAWSSPYSPPREDWSTYPGLSSTMGTVPMNDMTSSSTAFGSPDYSNLGPTSGASNSGSLPAPASESLVSIDSGTVGASSPSRSRHSPYAWMRKTVQVTGKTRTKEKYRVVYTDHQRLELEKEFHCNRYITIRRKSELAVNLGLSERQVKIWFQNRRAKERKMIKKKISQFENTGGSVQSDSGSISPGDLPNTFFTTPAAVRGFQPIEIQQVIVSE, translated from the exons ATGTACGGAAGCTGCCTTTTGGAAAAAGAAGCGGCCATGTACCCAGGTACTCTCAGGAGCCCTGGAGGAGGCAGCACAACCGGGGTGGGCACCTCTGGGAGCAGTGGTAGTCCGCTGCCTGCCTCCAACTTCACTACGGCCCCAGCTTACCCACACTACATGGGGTACCCTCATATGCCTAACATGGATCCCCACGAGCCTTCGCtgggagcctggagctcaccctaCAGTCCGCCCCGGGAAGACTGGAGTACATACCCTGGGCTTTCCAGTACAATGGGCACAGTACCCATGAACGACATGACCTCAAGCTCTACGGCTTTCGGCTCGCCAGACTACAGCAATCTGGGCCCCACCAGCGGCGCAAGCAACAGCGGTAGCCTGCCAGCCCCGgccagtgagtcattggtctccATCGACTCAGGCACCGTTGGTGCCAGTTCTCCCAGCAGGAGCCGCCACAGCCCCTACGCGTGGATGCGCAAGACTGTGCAGGTGACCG ggaaaacaagaacaaaagaaaagtatCGTGTGGTTTACACCGATCATCAAAGGCTGGAGCTGGAAAAGGAATTTCACTGCAATAGATACATCACCATCCGAAGGAAGTCAGAGCTGGCAGTTAACCTGGGCCTTTCTGAGAGACAG GTGAAAATCTGGTTTCAGAATCGCAGAGCCAAGGAGAGAAAGATGATCAAAAAGAAAATCTCCCAGTTTGAGAACACTGGAGGTTCCGTGCAAAGTGACTCTGGCTCCATCAGCCCTGGGGACCTGCCCAACACTTTTTTCACCACTCCAGCTGCTGTCCGTGGATTTCAGCCAATTGAGATACAACAGGTCATAGTCTCCGAATGA